A genomic window from Silene latifolia isolate original U9 population chromosome Y, ASM4854445v1, whole genome shotgun sequence includes:
- the LOC141628111 gene encoding uncharacterized protein LOC141628111: MKKAFLEKYFPPSRSSQLKRAIINVEQQDGETMYEYLEKFKKLCASCPYHGNIANKNPDEAWEVISELAETSRQFERKPSRRGVSAMTVSHGLKKRVDNIVSTLRDMLSGRQMATESTTNNRKWDTYSKTYNEGWKAHPNFRWGNSQAGLSSSPPRGQFLQRPQGQQFTQQVPQQAAEQAPPSSSMSTEDMIRALSLSVTQDRADNKQNFKNLENQVSQLATAVNPSEAKHFGALPSQTVENPRKNVSAVSFRNGRQLVEVEKPKSKSKEVAIQEEEEIVIEEESSQVIEEDIVVPSSITKDPPVHIYEPTPPFPEALKDTRKKEHDNDVYETFHKCEVNIPLLELLKSVPQYAMFLKELFTIKRNNRLKGAKKVKVSEYVSAMFKQKLPTKCGDPGMFTIPCTIGDTKIHNAMLDLGASINLIPHSIYQSLKLGPMSKTNVVIQLADRSNVYPKGIVEDVLVMVDKLIFPVDFYVLGMEHDRHATPILLGRPFMKTTKTRIDVFSGSLTMEFDGQVVEYNIFDAMKFPNDDHSLCFIDTFEPLVQDTFDFDNRDEYQVVNEKGIV, from the exons ATGAAGAAGGCattcttggagaaatattttccTCCTTCTCGATCATCTCAACTGAAAAGAGCCATCATTAATGTTGAACAACAAGACGGGGAAACTATGTATGAGTATCTTGAGAAATTTAAGAAGCTCTGTGCTAGTTGCCCTTACCATG GAAATATAGCCAACAAAAATCCAGATGAGGCTTGGGAGGTTATTTCAGAGCTAGCTGAGACCTCTAGACAGTTTGAGAGGAAACCATCACGAAGAGGAGTGAGTGCTATGACTGTTAGTCATGGCTTGAAGAAAAGGGTTGATAACATTGTTTCAACTCTCCGTGATATGTTATCTGGGAGACAGATGGCTACT GAGAGTACTACAAATAACAGGAAATGGGATACATATTCCAAGACCTATAATGAAGGATGGAAGGCTCACCCTAACTTTCGTTGGGGAAACTCTCAAGCCGGTCTATCATCTAGCCCTCCTAGAGGTCAGTTTCTCCAGCGACCACAAGGACAACAATTTACTCAACAAGTGCCACAACAAGCAGCTGAGCAAGCACCACCGAGCTCATCAATGTCCACGGAGGATATGATTCGTGCTCTTAGTCTCAGTGTTACTCAAGATAGAGCAGATAATAAGCAAAATTTTAAGAATCTTGAAAACCAGGTGAGTCAGCTAGCTACTGCTGTCAATCCGTCGGAAGCTAAACATTTCGGTGCTTTACCATCTCAAACGGTAGAGAATCCGAGGAAGAATGTGAGTGCAGTGTCCTTTAGAAATGGAAGGCAATTGGTAGAAGTAGAGAAGCCTAAATCTAAGTCTAAAGAAGTTGCAATCCAGGAGGAAGAGGAGATTGTGATAGAAGAAGAGAGTTCACAAGTGATTGAGGAAGATATTGTGGTGCCTAGTTCAATTACTAAGGATCCACCGGTCCATATTTATGAGCCCACACCACCTTTTCCCGAAGCATTGAAGGATACTCGCAAGAAGGAGCATGACAACGATGTTTACGAAACCTTTCATAAATGTGAGGTAAATATTCCCCTTCTAGAGTTGCTTAAAAGTGTCCCTCAATATGCAATGTTTTTAAAAGAACTTTTTACTATAAAGAGGAATAACAGGCTTAAGGGAGCTAAAAAGGTGAAGGTAAGTGAATATGTCTCCGCAATGTTTAAACAAAAATTGCCCACTAAGTGTGGAGACCCGGGAATGTTCACAATACCTTGCACTATTGGAGACACCAAAATTCATAATGCTATGTTAGATTTGGGTGCCTCTATTAATTTGATTCCCCATTCCATTTATCAGTCATTAAAACTTGGACCTATGAGTAAAACAAATGTTGTCATTCAATTGGCGGATCGGTCTAATGTTTATCCAAAGGGAATAGTTGAGGATGTATTAGTTATGGTTGATAAATTGATTTTCCCTGTGGACTTTTATGTGCTAGGTATGGAGCACGATAGACATGCTACCCCTATacttttagggagaccatttatGAAAACTACAAAAACTAGGATTGATGTTTTTAGCGGTTCTCTTACTATGGAGTTTGATGGTCAAGTGGTGGAGTATAATATTTTTGATGCTATGAAATTCCCCAATGATGACCATTCTTTATGTTTTATTGATACGTTTGAGCCATTAGTGCAGGATACCTTTGATTTTGACAATCGAGATGAGTACCAGGTTGTGAATGAGAAGGGTATAGTATAA